In Juglans microcarpa x Juglans regia isolate MS1-56 chromosome 8D, Jm3101_v1.0, whole genome shotgun sequence, the following are encoded in one genomic region:
- the LOC121243063 gene encoding laccase-14-like: MEINKISFILGILGFLFLNATPHCTAYNVHHYSFILRETNFTRLCTTKSMFTVNGQWPGPTIHIRKGDRAFVNVHNYGEYGVTIHWHGVKQPRNPWSDGPENITQCPIQPGKNFTYEVIFSDEEGTLWWHAHSDWSRATIHGAIVILPELGTSYPFPKPYAEQVLILAEWFNGDVKEIIDNATATGGDPETSNAYAINGQPGFPNNCSNETTYRLPVRRGKTYLLRLVNSGMNEEMFFGIAKHNLTVVAQDGAYIKPITTSYIMITPGQTMDILLTANQAPSHYYMAASPFFDSGAPYDSSNTSAILQYTGTYTLPSSIPYPTLPNATDKAAADNFTTRIRALASPEHPINVPKKIDTRIIIAVSVNQILCANASCSGPNGNRLSASLNNISFVTPKIDVLQAYYRSLPKVFTKDFPNKPPYEFNYTGDVGNNTIYPSLGTNVTLIKYGAAVEIVFQGTNVGNAENHPMHLHGFSFYLVGTGYGNYNETTSPKTYNLKDPPKVNTIGVPKNGWATIRFIADNPGVWFMHCHLERHASWGMDTVLIVKNGPTKETSILPPPAHLPICS, encoded by the exons ATGGAAATAAACAAGATAAGTTTCATCCTAGGTATCCtggggtttttgtttttgaatgcGACGCCGCATTGCACGGCTTACAACGTCCACCACTACAGCTTTATT CTGAGGGAGACGAATTTTACTAGACTGTGTACAACAAAGAGCATGTTCACTGTAAACGGCCAATGGCCTGGTCCGACCATTCATATTCGTAAAGGCGACAGAGCATTTGTCAATGTTCACAATTATGGAGAATATGGAGTTACTATTCACTG GCACGGAGTGAAGCAACCAAGAAATCCCTGGTCGGATGGTCCCGAGAACATCACACAGTGTCCCATTCAACCAGGAAAAAACTTCACATATGAGGTTATATTTTCAGACGAAGAAGGAACACTTTGGTGGCATGCTCATAGTGATTGGTCCAGGGCCACAATCCATGGTGCCATTGTCATCTTACCTGAACTTGGAACCAGTTATCCCTTTCCCAAACCCTATGCCGAACAAGTGCTTATACTCG CGGAATGGTTTAACGGAGATGTCAAGGAGATAATTGACAATGCCACTGCAACCGGTGGTGATCCGGAAACATCAAATGCCTACGCCATCAATGGCCAACCAGGATTTCCAAATAATTGCTCTAATG AAACAACATATCGTTTGCCAGTCCGACGCGGCAAGACATATCTACTTCGTCTAGTAAATTCTGGGATGAATGAAGAAATGTTCTTTGGAATCGCAAAGCACAACCTCACAGTTGTTGCCCAAGATGGTGCATATATAAAACCCATAACCACCAGTTACATCATGATAACCCCAGGACAAACCATGGACATCTTGCTCACAGCAAACCAAGCTCCCAGTCACTATTACATGGCTGCTTCTCCTTTCTTTGACTCTGGTGCTCCATATGACAGTTCCAATACTTCCGCGATTCTCCAGTATACCGGCACTTATACTCTTCCATCCTCTATTCCATATCCGACTCTTCCTAATGCTACTGACAAGGCTGCTGCAGACAATTTCACAACTCGCATAAGGGCTTTGGCGAGTCCCGAGCACCCAATTAATGTCCCGAAAAAAATAGACACAAGAATTATTATAGCAGTTTCGGTAAACCAGATACTTTGCGCAAATGCATCGTGTAGTGGTCCAAATGGTAATAGGTTATCTGCAAGCTTAAACAATATAAGTTTCGTGACTCCAAAGATTGATGTATTGCAAGCATATTACAG GAGCTTGCCGAAAGTGTTCACCAAGGATTTTCCCAACAAGCCACCCTATGAATTCAACTACACAGGAGATGTGGGTAATAACACAATATATCCAAGCCTAGGTACAAATGTAACGTTGATAAAGTACGGGGCTGCAGTAGAAATAGTTTTCCAAGGGACTAATGTTGGGAATGCGGAGAATCATCCGATGCATCTCCATGGTTTTAGCTTTTATTTGGTTGGGACGGGCTATGGCAATTACAACGAGACCACTTCCCCCAAAACATATAATTTGAAGGATCCACCGAAAGTTAACACAATTGGCGTTCCTAAGAATGGGTGGGCTACAATTAGATTCATTGCCGATAATCCTG GAGTTTGGTTTATGCACTGCCATTTGGAACGGCATGCTTCTTGGGGTATGGACACTGTTCTGATTGTGAAGAATGGGCCCACCAAAGAAACAAGCATCCTACCACCCCCAGCTCATTTGCCTATTTGTTCTTAG